One Porphyromonas pogonae genomic region harbors:
- a CDS encoding rod shape-determining protein → MGLFSFRQELAMDLGTANSIIIKDGKIVLDEPSVVAFDVRTGEMIAVGSAAREMYEKGNANIRTIRPLRDGVIADFNGAEKMIRGMIKMINSKRRWLGPSSLRIVVCIPSGSTEVEIRAVRDSSERAGGRDVYMIYEPMAAAIGVGIDVLAPEGNMIVDIGGGTTEIAVISLGGIVRDQSIRIAGDELTHDIMDYMRIAHNVKVGERTAEQIKINVGAVLQDISNPPEEYIVCGADQMDTLPRKIAVNHREIAQCLEKSVQKIEAAVLKTLEEVPPELYADIVKNGVTLTGGGALLRGLDKRLTDRFGIDFHVAEDPLHAVAKGTGIALKHLDTFNFLIR, encoded by the coding sequence ATGGGGTTATTCTCTTTTAGACAAGAGCTGGCAATGGACTTGGGGACTGCCAACTCAATTATAATCAAAGACGGCAAGATAGTTCTGGACGAACCGTCTGTAGTCGCGTTTGACGTGCGCACGGGTGAGATGATCGCCGTGGGCAGCGCTGCCCGGGAGATGTATGAGAAAGGCAACGCCAATATACGTACTATAAGACCGTTGAGAGACGGTGTTATAGCGGACTTTAACGGAGCGGAAAAGATGATTCGCGGTATGATCAAGATGATCAATAGTAAGCGTCGTTGGTTGGGACCATCGTCACTCCGCATCGTGGTGTGTATTCCTTCAGGCAGTACCGAGGTGGAAATCAGAGCTGTACGTGACTCAAGCGAGAGAGCCGGCGGGCGTGATGTGTATATGATATATGAGCCCATGGCTGCTGCCATAGGTGTGGGCATAGACGTGCTGGCTCCCGAAGGCAACATGATTGTAGACATAGGCGGTGGTACTACTGAGATAGCTGTAATATCGCTGGGAGGTATAGTGCGTGATCAGTCGATACGCATAGCCGGTGATGAGCTTACTCACGATATCATGGATTATATGCGTATAGCCCACAACGTAAAAGTAGGTGAGCGCACGGCAGAACAGATCAAGATCAACGTAGGGGCTGTATTGCAGGATATCAGCAATCCACCAGAGGAATACATTGTGTGCGGTGCTGACCAGATGGACACATTGCCCAGAAAGATAGCTGTAAATCACCGTGAGATAGCACAGTGCCTTGAGAAGTCGGTACAGAAGATAGAAGCTGCCGTACTGAAGACGCTTGAAGAGGTGCCGCCCGAGTTGTATGCCGATATTGTGAAAAACGGTGTTACGCTTACCGGAGGGGGAGCCTTGCTGAGAGGTTTGGACAAGAGATTGACCGATCGTTTCGGTATCGACTTCCATGTGGCTGAAGATCCGTTGCATGCCGTGGCCAAAGGTACCGGTATCGCACTGAAACATCTCGACACTTTTAACTTCCTTATTCGATAA
- the mreC gene encoding rod shape-determining protein MreC → MHKLLEFLRTNVHWLIFILLQTAALLMLFNSSIYHRSLKLMATNYVVGNVSSSLTEVYSYMNLREQNEALLHENARLERDYLSLMRKVEDAEADTVRPIVHVKDSLSDTLPEYSYTTARIISIKNHNSNVYYIINKGSKDHLHADMPVMSSHGVVGTITEASANYAIVIPLLNPKMKLSCSIKGKGYYGSMLWDKPGGEYATLGDLPLHAEIAPGDTVVTSGFSYIFPQNLMVGVVAQDPKRKPKEGKSFSNYSVKLATDFNKLSYVYVINNIESTEVKKLEGDIKDVQ, encoded by the coding sequence GTGCACAAGCTGCTTGAGTTTTTGCGCACCAATGTACATTGGTTGATATTTATCCTATTGCAAACGGCTGCGTTGCTGATGCTCTTTAATAGTAGCATCTACCATCGCAGCCTTAAGCTAATGGCTACAAACTACGTAGTGGGTAACGTATCTTCATCTTTGACAGAGGTGTACAGTTACATGAATCTGAGAGAACAAAACGAAGCTTTGCTCCATGAGAATGCGCGCCTCGAGCGTGACTATCTCTCACTGATGCGCAAGGTGGAAGATGCCGAGGCGGATACCGTGAGGCCGATAGTGCATGTGAAAGATTCTCTGTCGGATACGCTGCCCGAATACAGCTATACCACTGCCCGGATTATCAGCATCAAGAATCATAACAGCAATGTGTACTATATCATCAACAAAGGCTCCAAAGATCACTTACATGCCGATATGCCGGTGATGAGCAGCCATGGTGTAGTGGGAACTATCACGGAAGCTTCTGCAAACTATGCGATAGTGATACCTCTGCTCAACCCCAAGATGAAATTGAGCTGCAGTATCAAAGGCAAAGGTTACTACGGATCCATGTTATGGGACAAACCCGGAGGCGAGTATGCTACGCTGGGAGACCTCCCCTTACATGCAGAAATAGCTCCGGGTGACACCGTGGTCACAAGCGGATTCTCCTACATATTCCCTCAGAATCTGATGGTAGGGGTGGTGGCACAGGACCCCAAGAGAAAACCCAAGGAAGGTAAATCGTTTAGTAATTATTCCGTGAAACTGGCTACAGACTTCAATAAGCTGAGCTATGTGTATGTGATCAATAATATAGAATCCACGGAAGTGAAAAAGTTGGAAGGGGATATCAAAGATGTTCAATAA
- the mreD gene encoding rod shape-determining protein MreD, whose protein sequence is MFNNWVRFILVSIIIILLQVWEFTPLALFKIATPFIYPIVLFFLPINTRESIMTVVGFCIGLILDTLSGTPGLNTSAFTLTAFARNYLTSPLCDDEVNRELIPSRFALGNGAFFLLLFEVMLLNTLVLFLLDALSLFDFVYFLKRFGSSFVFSYVVCVIFFLIFQQAEKDAK, encoded by the coding sequence ATGTTCAATAATTGGGTTCGTTTTATATTAGTCAGCATTATCATCATACTCCTGCAAGTGTGGGAGTTTACCCCTCTTGCCTTATTCAAGATAGCTACTCCGTTTATCTATCCTATAGTTCTTTTCTTCCTGCCTATCAATACTCGTGAGAGTATCATGACGGTGGTGGGATTTTGCATAGGTCTTATACTCGATACGCTCAGCGGTACTCCCGGCCTCAATACCTCAGCATTTACCCTTACGGCTTTTGCGCGTAACTATCTTACATCCCCTTTGTGTGACGATGAAGTCAACAGAGAGCTTATCCCCTCACGCTTTGCTCTGGGCAACGGTGCTTTTTTTCTGTTGCTGTTTGAAGTGATGTTGCTCAACACACTGGTACTCTTCCTGCTTGATGCCCTTTCGCTCTTCGACTTTGTATACTTCCTCAAGCGTTTTGGATCGAGCTTTGTGTTCTCTTATGTGGTGTGTGTAATTTTCTTCCTTATCTTTCAGCAGGCAGAGAAAGATGCCAAATAA
- the mrdA gene encoding penicillin-binding protein 2, whose translation MSPNDYYKRGYLFIILTVVIVGMYIIRLFYLQILTPNYKSRAESNAFYQKPIYPARGVIYDRNGELLVMNKPTFDLMVVTGEAGEFDSVALCKNLNIDITVLRQRFKDMSNRRKNPGFSRNVPQVLISQLSTEEAGRFQEILYKFPGFSIQSRTIRQYNYHHAAHILGYVSEANPSDISRDKALVAGDYTGRMGVERVYEKELRGVKGVEILLRDASGRIKGRSAEGRNDRAPVNGSDLTLSIDSKLQAFGEELMQGKRGAIVVIQPSTGEILAMVSAPSYDPEMLTGKKKGENHRILEDMPSKPLYARAIMGNYPPGSTFKPAQGAIYLQEGIITPQTSFACHHGYPLLRGRPRCHSHASPVSIVPALATSCNAFFCWGLHGMLDDRRYYRSPQEALEHWKNRIVKLGYGYPLGVDLYGEKRGYIPNSKVYDKIYKGRWNSSTIISISIGQGEILATPLQIANLAAIIANRGYYYKPHVVRGISGSKLDTLYTNKHNTEISSTNWEYIVSGMAAAVTGGTCRAANFAPGEIEVCGKTGTAENPHGKDHSAFIGFAPRNNPQIAVGVYVENGGFGAVYGVPIGRVMMEYYLRKGELSGASQAIAEKMKKTSVSYGDGDPSQSIYLEQKNKASTITVPLRADSANSQNDKPIQ comes from the coding sequence ATGTCCCCTAACGATTATTACAAAAGAGGCTATTTATTTATCATCCTGACGGTGGTTATCGTGGGGATGTATATTATCAGGCTTTTTTATTTGCAGATACTTACACCAAACTATAAGTCAAGAGCCGAAAGCAATGCCTTTTATCAAAAACCTATCTATCCCGCCAGAGGTGTGATATATGACCGCAACGGTGAGCTGTTGGTAATGAACAAGCCGACTTTCGATCTCATGGTCGTAACGGGAGAGGCGGGTGAATTTGACAGCGTAGCACTGTGCAAAAACCTCAATATCGATATCACTGTTCTGAGACAGAGATTCAAAGACATGTCCAACAGGCGCAAGAACCCCGGATTCTCCCGCAATGTGCCCCAGGTACTGATATCACAACTTAGCACTGAAGAGGCCGGACGCTTTCAGGAGATACTTTATAAATTCCCCGGCTTCTCTATCCAAAGCCGTACTATACGCCAGTATAATTATCATCATGCTGCACATATCTTGGGATATGTGTCCGAAGCTAACCCGTCTGATATCTCACGTGACAAAGCTTTGGTTGCAGGAGACTACACCGGGCGTATGGGTGTAGAGCGCGTGTATGAAAAAGAGCTTAGAGGTGTAAAAGGTGTAGAGATCTTGCTCCGAGACGCAAGCGGACGCATCAAAGGACGATCTGCTGAGGGTAGAAACGACCGTGCACCTGTCAATGGTAGTGACCTTACCCTCTCTATTGATAGTAAATTGCAGGCCTTTGGTGAAGAACTGATGCAAGGTAAACGTGGAGCAATCGTGGTGATACAGCCCTCCACAGGCGAAATCCTTGCAATGGTGAGTGCTCCTTCTTATGATCCGGAGATGCTCACAGGAAAGAAAAAAGGAGAGAACCACCGCATTCTCGAAGATATGCCCAGCAAGCCGTTATATGCCAGAGCTATTATGGGTAATTACCCTCCCGGCTCTACCTTCAAGCCTGCTCAGGGAGCTATTTATCTGCAAGAAGGTATCATCACTCCGCAAACGAGTTTTGCATGCCATCATGGTTATCCCCTCCTTCGGGGCAGACCTCGTTGTCACTCCCATGCTTCACCTGTTTCTATCGTACCTGCGTTGGCTACGTCTTGTAATGCATTCTTTTGCTGGGGGCTTCATGGGATGCTCGATGACAGACGGTACTATCGCTCGCCCCAAGAAGCTCTGGAGCATTGGAAAAACAGGATTGTAAAATTGGGATACGGTTATCCGTTGGGAGTAGACTTATATGGCGAGAAAAGAGGATATATCCCCAATAGTAAAGTGTATGACAAGATTTATAAAGGACGCTGGAATTCCTCTACCATCATTTCTATCTCCATTGGTCAGGGAGAAATCCTCGCTACTCCTTTACAGATAGCTAATCTGGCTGCTATTATCGCTAATAGGGGGTATTACTATAAACCTCATGTTGTAAGAGGAATATCAGGTTCGAAGTTGGATACGTTGTATACCAATAAGCACAATACGGAGATCAGCAGTACTAACTGGGAGTATATCGTGTCGGGTATGGCGGCCGCTGTTACAGGCGGGACGTGTAGAGCTGCAAACTTTGCTCCCGGAGAAATCGAAGTTTGTGGTAAAACGGGTACAGCCGAAAATCCGCATGGTAAAGACCACTCCGCTTTTATTGGCTTTGCTCCTCGTAACAATCCCCAAATAGCTGTGGGGGTATATGTGGAAAACGGAGGCTTTGGAGCAGTATATGGTGTGCCTATAGGTCGTGTGATGATGGAATATTATCTTCGCAAGGGAGAGCTGTCGGGTGCATCACAGGCTATTGCCGAAAAAATGAAGAAAACGTCGGTATCGTATGGTGATGGTGATCCGTCACAATCTATATATTTAGAACAAAAGAACAAAGCTTCTACGATAACAGTGCCTTTGAGAGCAGACAGCGCAAATTCACAAAACGATAAACCTATTCAATGA
- the rodA gene encoding rod shape-determining protein RodA: MLSYSGAKPSIWKKLDWFTVAIYLVLIIAGWITICGASYNFDINKLFQPGERPFMQLIWMGFAVVIGFVVIMIDSDLIENISPLFYFIMLLVLAVTIFVAPDIKGSHSWLVIGPMRLQPAEFAKVSTALLLAWQVNKYQFQIKGLRNYSIIFAIVITPMLLILLQSETGSALVFTAMFLALYREGFSGIFLGIAASAVVFFVVALMLQDQVWWGATSSDLFMVATLIILFTLIFIKIYCEQLPRNFWAWISGILLAMVAASFIVNKFAPFDLAWVAIAGIGALIICLVWLAISYYKAKFLFIALFSLMSVGYFYSIDYVFHDVLQPHQQGRVKVALGIDDDIKGKGYNVDQSKIAIGSGGLMGKGFLQGTQTKLNYVPEQATDFIFCTVGEEQGFLGSAALLITYAVFILRLIRLAERQTYIFGRVYGYSVASIFLFHLTINIGMVIGLIPVIGIPLPFFSYGGSSLWGFTILLFIFLGMDARRK, from the coding sequence ATGTTGTCCTATTCAGGCGCCAAGCCCTCTATCTGGAAAAAACTCGATTGGTTCACAGTAGCCATCTATCTGGTACTTATCATAGCCGGGTGGATCACTATATGCGGAGCATCATATAACTTCGATATAAATAAACTATTTCAGCCCGGCGAAAGGCCCTTTATGCAACTTATCTGGATGGGCTTTGCTGTAGTGATAGGGTTTGTTGTTATCATGATAGACTCCGATCTTATCGAGAATATCTCTCCTCTGTTTTACTTTATCATGCTGCTGGTGCTGGCGGTAACCATCTTTGTCGCGCCGGATATAAAAGGATCGCACTCTTGGCTCGTAATAGGGCCTATGCGGCTGCAACCTGCAGAGTTTGCCAAGGTATCGACGGCTTTGTTATTGGCCTGGCAGGTAAATAAATATCAATTCCAAATCAAGGGGCTGCGTAATTATAGCATTATCTTTGCAATAGTGATCACTCCTATGCTGCTTATTCTGCTACAGAGTGAAACGGGATCCGCACTCGTCTTTACGGCGATGTTTCTGGCTCTGTACCGTGAGGGTTTTTCAGGAATATTCTTGGGCATAGCCGCTTCGGCTGTGGTTTTCTTTGTGGTAGCGCTGATGCTACAGGATCAAGTATGGTGGGGGGCTACTTCGTCTGATCTTTTCATGGTAGCTACACTCATTATCTTGTTTACTCTTATTTTCATCAAAATATATTGTGAGCAGCTACCCCGCAATTTTTGGGCATGGATATCCGGTATATTATTGGCTATGGTAGCTGCATCTTTTATTGTAAATAAATTCGCTCCGTTCGATTTGGCATGGGTGGCTATAGCGGGTATAGGCGCACTCATAATATGTCTTGTTTGGCTTGCCATATCATATTATAAGGCGAAGTTCTTATTTATAGCCTTGTTTTCTCTTATGTCTGTAGGGTATTTTTATTCTATAGATTATGTATTTCATGATGTGCTACAACCCCACCAGCAGGGACGTGTCAAGGTCGCTTTGGGTATTGATGATGATATCAAGGGTAAAGGTTACAACGTAGACCAATCCAAGATCGCGATTGGCTCCGGAGGATTAATGGGTAAGGGGTTTCTACAAGGTACTCAGACCAAGCTCAACTACGTACCCGAGCAAGCTACTGACTTTATCTTCTGTACAGTGGGAGAAGAACAAGGTTTTCTGGGATCAGCCGCTCTTCTCATAACCTATGCCGTATTTATACTACGCCTCATCAGGCTTGCCGAGAGACAGACCTATATCTTCGGACGAGTCTATGGATATTCTGTTGCTTCCATCTTTCTTTTTCACCTCACCATTAATATAGGTATGGTCATCGGCCTCATACCCGTGATAGGGATACCCTTGCCCTTTTTTAGCTATGGGGGCTCATCGCTATGGGGTTTTACTATACTTCTCTTTATCTTTTTGGGTATGGATGCCCGTAGGAAGTAG
- a CDS encoding YccF domain-containing protein has translation MSILGNIVWFIFGGFMIAIEYFLGGIVMMLTIIGIPFGIQSMKMAELALFPFGRKVEEKPGAGGCALILSVLWIIVAGIPILVTHIFGGVLLSITIIGIPFGKQHFKLAKLALAPFNFRVV, from the coding sequence ATGAGTATTTTAGGAAACATCGTGTGGTTTATCTTCGGCGGTTTTATGATTGCCATTGAATATTTCTTGGGAGGAATAGTAATGATGCTTACCATCATAGGCATACCTTTCGGGATCCAATCTATGAAGATGGCGGAGCTGGCACTTTTCCCCTTTGGTCGTAAGGTGGAAGAAAAGCCGGGAGCCGGTGGATGCGCTCTTATTTTGAGTGTACTATGGATTATCGTTGCAGGCATCCCCATCCTGGTTACTCACATTTTTGGGGGTGTATTGTTGAGTATCACTATTATCGGCATTCCTTTCGGTAAGCAACACTTCAAGCTTGCCAAACTTGCATTGGCGCCTTTCAATTTCAGAGTGGTATAA
- a CDS encoding alpha/beta hydrolase: protein MKKYFAGLIILTLCSMFALRAERVDTIAIHSKAMRKDIKNVIITPDGMNKASVYPVLYLLHGYGGRYDTWINKIPGVMGLADQYQMIIVCPDGGESWYFDSPIDANYRYETYITQELLPYVDIHYNTRKIRNGRAIAGLSMGGHGALYLAFRHQDLFGACGSMSGCMDMTPFPNNWNIAKRLGVQAKYPERWRQNSVINMLHLLTPDSLKIMIDCGTGDFFHSVNAKMHEELLYHNIPHEYISRPGIHDRTYWSEAIKTQALFFYNYFNSAASK, encoded by the coding sequence ATGAAGAAGTACTTTGCAGGATTGATCATTCTGACCCTTTGCAGCATGTTTGCTTTAAGGGCTGAGCGTGTGGATACCATAGCAATACATAGCAAAGCCATGCGTAAAGATATTAAAAATGTAATAATAACTCCTGACGGTATGAATAAAGCATCGGTATATCCTGTGCTGTATCTGCTCCATGGTTACGGGGGGAGGTACGATACATGGATCAATAAGATTCCCGGGGTGATGGGATTAGCGGACCAATACCAAATGATCATTGTATGTCCGGATGGCGGTGAGAGCTGGTACTTCGACAGCCCGATTGATGCAAACTACCGCTATGAAACTTATATTACGCAAGAACTTCTTCCTTATGTGGATATACACTACAATACCCGTAAAATCCGTAACGGGCGTGCCATAGCGGGGCTCAGTATGGGCGGGCATGGAGCCTTGTACCTTGCCTTTAGACATCAAGACCTATTTGGGGCTTGTGGTAGCATGAGCGGTTGTATGGATATGACCCCTTTCCCAAACAACTGGAATATTGCCAAGAGACTAGGGGTGCAGGCGAAATATCCTGAACGCTGGCGTCAAAACTCTGTGATCAATATGCTGCATTTGCTGACTCCTGACTCTCTTAAAATCATGATAGACTGCGGTACAGGTGATTTTTTTCATTCGGTCAATGCTAAGATGCACGAAGAGCTCCTTTATCACAATATCCCCCATGAGTATATCTCCCGCCCGGGCATACATGACCGCACTTATTGGTCAGAGGCTATAAAGACACAGGCGTTATTCTTTTACAATTATTTCAATAGTGCTGCCTCAAAGTAG
- a CDS encoding glycoside hydrolase family 125 protein: MKTPILYLLMLPALSMASAANVAAPALQVRQELHAQREKLLSQRPPQAKRLFYSDYVERKIKEVKGQLTNNYLAWMFENCFPNTLDTTVHFGVKDGKEDTFVYTGDIPAMWLRDSSAQVWPYLRFANQDANIRKMLKGVIFRQYKCILIDPYANAFNIKPGKSPWSSDLTEMKPELHERKWEIDSLCYPIRLAYAYWKATGDSSIFNQDWIKVMRLILQTFKEQQRKQDLGPYKFQRVTEDPTDSMGNKGWGSPVKPVGLIASAFRPSDDATTFLFLIPSNFFAVTSLNKAADILTEVNGDKKLALECTTLASEVKNALDKYAVYHHPEYGKIYAYEVDGFGNQLLMDDANVPSLIGMAYLEDVPDDDPVYLNTRRFVWSESNPYFFKGKVAEGIGGPHIGFDMIWPMSIMMKAFTSDNDQEIKHCIETLMLTDAGTGFIHESFHKDNADKFTRPWFAWQNSLFGELILKLIDDGKLELLNSITTKQTAH; encoded by the coding sequence ATGAAAACTCCTATCCTATATTTACTCATGCTGCCGGCGCTTTCTATGGCATCTGCTGCGAATGTGGCTGCGCCCGCGTTACAAGTGCGTCAAGAACTACATGCACAAAGAGAGAAACTCCTTTCACAGCGCCCACCGCAAGCCAAGAGGCTTTTCTATTCGGACTATGTGGAGCGCAAAATAAAAGAAGTGAAAGGCCAACTGACTAATAACTATTTGGCATGGATGTTCGAAAATTGCTTTCCCAATACGCTGGATACTACTGTCCATTTTGGAGTCAAAGACGGTAAGGAAGATACTTTTGTCTACACCGGTGACATACCTGCTATGTGGCTGCGCGATTCGTCGGCTCAGGTATGGCCTTATCTCCGTTTTGCCAATCAGGATGCCAATATCAGAAAGATGCTCAAAGGGGTTATCTTCCGTCAATATAAATGTATCCTTATAGACCCTTATGCCAACGCTTTCAATATCAAACCCGGCAAAAGTCCTTGGAGTAGTGATCTTACAGAAATGAAACCCGAGTTGCATGAGCGAAAATGGGAGATAGACTCCCTTTGCTATCCAATAAGATTGGCCTATGCCTATTGGAAAGCAACAGGAGATAGTTCCATTTTCAATCAAGACTGGATCAAAGTCATGCGACTGATTTTGCAGACCTTCAAGGAGCAACAGCGGAAACAAGATTTGGGGCCATACAAATTTCAGCGGGTTACGGAGGATCCTACTGACTCTATGGGCAATAAAGGCTGGGGTAGCCCCGTGAAGCCGGTGGGGCTTATAGCTTCGGCTTTTCGTCCGTCTGACGATGCTACTACGTTTCTTTTTCTTATCCCCTCCAATTTCTTTGCAGTGACGTCACTTAACAAAGCTGCTGATATCCTCACAGAGGTAAACGGTGACAAAAAGCTTGCATTAGAGTGCACAACACTGGCAAGTGAGGTGAAAAATGCTTTAGATAAGTATGCTGTATATCATCATCCTGAATATGGTAAGATCTATGCTTATGAGGTGGATGGTTTCGGTAATCAATTGCTGATGGATGATGCGAATGTGCCGAGCCTCATCGGTATGGCGTATTTAGAGGATGTTCCTGACGATGATCCTGTATATCTCAATACAAGGCGCTTTGTGTGGAGTGAATCCAATCCATATTTCTTTAAAGGTAAAGTAGCCGAAGGTATTGGCGGTCCCCACATAGGCTTTGATATGATATGGCCGATGAGTATTATGATGAAAGCTTTTACTTCGGATAATGATCAGGAGATAAAGCACTGTATAGAGACACTAATGCTTACTGATGCGGGTACGGGATTTATACATGAGTCTTTCCACAAAGATAATGCGGATAAGTTTACACGCCCTTGGTTTGCGTGGCAGAATTCTCTCTTTGGTGAGTTGATCCTTAAGCTCATTGACGATGGTAAGTTGGAGCTGCTCAATAGTATTACAACCAAACAAACTGCACATTGA